The Salegentibacter sp. Hel_I_6 region CAGCCCCATCTGAAGCGATATAAACTTCGAAATTATGATTCAGTAGTTCATTGATAATAGGAATAGAACGTGTGGCGTGACCAAGCCCCCAATTTAAAACAGCCACTAAAATTCGTTTCTTCTGCATATATCAAATATAATATTAAGTGCCTGTGCGCTATTTTCTTTAATTTTACCAAAATATTAATTTTAAGTAAAATCAAATGGTATGCTCTGTAAATAGGCTTATATAGGGAGTTTATAAGGGTTTAAATTTTGCTAATGTTGTACACATGTTGTACACTTGTCTTTTTGAATAAAATATTATCGAATAATGGCATCCGTAAAAGTAGTTTTCCGACCAACATCTTCAAATAAAAATGTGGGACATCTTTACTTAAGAAAAATTAAAAATAGGAAGGCCAAATTTAAATCTTTAAATATAAAAATTAGGAAGACTCAATGGGATGAAAAATTGGGAATGGTATTGCCTACCGAGAAAAATCACAAAAAGTATAATCACAGAATTGAAGAAGCTTTAGATAATATTTCTGACGAACATTTAAAGTTGGGTTCAATTATAGATAGTACAAATGATGTTGTCTCTTTCTGGGAAGCGCATATACGCACAGTAGATAACAGTTCCACGCAAGCTAGCTATCGGGTAGCACTTAATAAATTTAAGGCATTTTTGCAAGTAAAAAACATAAATGAATTACATTTTAAGAATCTTACACCAGAGATAATAGGCGATTACCAATCCTTTCTTAAGGCTGACGGAGTTCAAGATTTAACGGTAAAAATTTACCTAAGCTTTTTCAAAGCCATTGTGAATAAAGCTATAAGATTGAGATTAACGGGCTATCTAGTACACCCATTTGTGGAAATCAAAACCAAACCAACTCGAAAAACGTCGTACGGGCTTGATATTAAGGAAATCGGTAAATTGATGAGAGTTGAATTGCCAGATAGATTGGATTACTACCGTAATTTATTTCTATTCCAATTATTTGCTGGAGGTATGAGGATTGGAGACTTACTTTTGTTAAGATGGAGTAATGTTGAAATAAGAACTAATGGGATATATTTAAAATATAAACAAATTAAGACCAAAAAAGAAATTATCTCAAAATTAACACTAACGTCATTAAAGTTTTTAGATATGCTTTTTTGGGAGGGAAATCCATCGGTAGTGGGTGATATAGAAATAAAAAGGAAAAAGCTCAATGATTACCTTCTGAGAAAGGAGCAAGTAGAACTTAATATGGATTACTCTATGATAGAGAATGCTCAACTTCAGGGGATGATAGAGGGGAAGATTTCAAAGTCTGATTTAGAGCTAGAAGAAATTGAGGAAGGTATTGCGGAAATGACTCACAAATTAATAGAACATTATAAATTTCTTGTGGTAACAATGCAGGATGAATTTGATGGAAATACGATATTCAATGAGTTGAGAAAACTTAAGTTTCCCAAAAATGGGCTCATAAATGAAGCTAACAAGAATAAGATAATTGGAGCTACTCAAAAAGTGAATTACAATCTAAAATTAATTTCTACCCGCACAGAATTACCTAAAATAACTACACATAAGGCAAGGCATTCCTATTCGCAATTGTTAGTTAACCAGAATATAAACTTGCATTTCCTTAGCATGGCTTTAGGACACTCAAGCTTAGCTGTTACGCAGAATTACATTCAAAGCTTACATACTAAGGCTTTGGATGATGTAAACGAAAACTTATCAGACAGTATGGCTATGTATCTTAGATAATTTGGGTGGTTATTATGTTAAAAAATAGATTATGAATAAAAGGATAGAGAGTACATTTTTAACGGAATCTATTCGTATAGAATTGAACTATAAGTATGAATGTTTGTATGCGAAAATAGATTCGGGTTTGCTAACTCCAATCAAGGATATAAATCTTTTTATAAAAGAAAATGCTCGATTGCTGGGGGAAGAAGAAATAAATTTTATTGTTGGTTTCCACATTATGGTAGAAAAACAAAAGTCTATTGGAGAAAGAAATCAGGATAATTTGAATAATCTTATTTCTTCCATTTCTAAATTATAGCTCATGCAACCATATTGAAATAAAGCTTAATAATTTTTTATATTACTAATTAACTTTTCATCTTTTAATTCTAATTTTATAACACAAATAAGCAATTACATAATTAATGATTGAAAATAGCGAATTTGATAAGAAGTCTTTAAAAATTATAAAAGGGAAAACTTCAGATTGGAGTGAACTTGCCAAGGATTGTGTATGCTTTGCAAACGGTAAGGGAGGTACAATTGTAATTGGGGTAGAAGATGACCAAGATGAACCTGAGCCTTCTCAGAAAATTCCAGATAGTTTAGTAGAAAAAATTAATAAGACAATTCCAGAACGAACTATTGGTGTGGCAGTATCTGCTTCCAAAGAGGTACGTTCTAATGGGGGCGAAATAATTAATCTCAAGATATTCCGTAATAATCAGCTGATTGCATCAACCTCTGATGGTAGGTATTATGCTCGTGTTTCTGATGATTGTAAGCCAATACCCCCTGATGAAATAACAAGACTTGCAGCGGAAAAACAGGCTTTTATATGGGAGGAAAAAATTGTGAGGAAGATTCCATATCAAAAAGTTAATCTTCAAAAATTGAATGATTTCTTTTCAGATATCAAATCTTCGTCGAGGGTAAGTTCTTTTGTAAAAGATATGCCCCTTGAGGAATTACTTGAGTATTTCTTTATGGCAAAGGATGGATATCTTACTAATTTAGGTGTATTGTGGTTAGGGGAAAGAAATGATAGGGCTAATCTTCATTATGCCCCATCTGTGCAATTTATCAAATATGATGAATACGAAAACAAGGTAAATAAAGTGGTATGGGATGATTTTTCCCTTAACCCTAAAGAGCTTCTAAGTGCTATAATATCTCTTAGTGATTGGGATGAATCATTGGAAATTTCAGATGGGATTTTTAGAAAGAATATACCAAATTATAATATTGAAGTTATTCGAGAGTTAGTGGCTAATGCGATGGTTCATAGGGTTTATACTATGCGAGGTGATATTTTTATTAATTTATATCATGACCGTTTGGAAATCCACTCTCCTGGATTATTACCAATGGGGGTTACGCCAAATAACATAATTAATAAATCAGTCTATAGGAATACGCACCTGGCAAAAGTATTCTACGATTTGTTACTTATGGAGAAAGAAGGAAGTGGTTATGATAAGGTGTATGAATTATTACTTTTCAATGGTAAGCCCGAACCCATAGTAGAGGAATGGGATGATAGAGTGGTTGTGACCGTTAAGAAAAATATTATAAGCAAGGAAACTGTACGATTAATGTCCAAGGCTAATGATGATTTTAACTTGAAGCAAAAGGAAATTATTGCTTTAGGATTAATAGCTCAAAATAATGTGCTGTCAAGTGTAGCACTGAAAAAGAAATTAGCTATTAAGGGAAATGATGGATTAAAATATTGGGTTGGAAATCTATTGAAGTATGGAATAGTCTTGAGCAAAGGAAAAACAAAAGCTACTGAATATATTGTTAATCCTGATTTATTGAAGCAATTGGACTTTAAGGGGAAAACTGATTTAAAGAAAATAGAAACTCATAGACTTGAACACTTAATATTAGAAGACCTAGAAATCTATCAACCATGTTCCATCGGACATATTCATGAAAGGATAGGTAAGGAAATTAATAGAAAGAAAATTAAAAGACAATTAGAGAAAATGATTGAAAACGGTAAGATTAAGGCTGTTGGAGAGAATCGTTGGAGAGTTTATGAAATTAATGATTAACTCTATTGGACATTCTATCGGACATTCTATCGGACAAAATAGATTATTTCTCTAAATTTTGTCCGATAGGTGAAAATCAAACTCACTCTCAGAGTTAATTCCAGAATCTATGAAACCGCCATTTCTTTTTTAACACTCTGCACAGTACCAACACTCTTACCAGTGATTTTTGCCAATTTTCTGATAGATAAATCTGGGTGATTTTTGATTTCTTTTACTACATTGGAATATTTATACAAAAATTCTTCCGTACTCATAGAAGAACCACGAACACGCCCTTTATATTTTCCATTAGCTTTAGCAATGGCAATACCTTCAAGCTGACGTTCCCGAATGTTTTGCCGCTCCATTTCAGCTACATTTCCCAACACACTTATAATAAGTTTAAAAACCTGATTTGGTTTTCCTTTAATCATAGATTCAATTCCAAGATTATCTACTTTTAGAATAACCTGGTTTTTAGTAAAATAATCCAGAGTATCTAAGATATCATTGATATTCCTACCCAATCTATCTACGGAACTAATCGATATATAATCAATCTTCTTGTTTTCAATGGCTTCTAGTAAGCTAATACCCATTGGCCGTTCAGCAAATGGAATAGAACCACTAATAACATCATTAAATATTAATTCCTCAGGATGGTTTTTAGCTAATTGCCGTTCAAGTTTTTGGTTGGGTGACGAGATGCGGTTATAACGTGCTTTTTTCATACTGGAAGTTTTCACGAATATAGGTCATCTATACATTACGTGCAAATTTAGGGTGGTTGTTTTTGAACGTTGCAATCCTAGGAAAACGGTTGTTGTATTATTGAGAAATTATACTGCCAATTAGGTATAGTTTAAAAATGAACATCTGAAAAGACTTCAGAAGTTACTTGAAGCTGCTAATATCTTAAATATTGGAGTAGGTTTTGACCTCAGTAGAAATTCGTTTCCAAACGAGACCATCCTCATAATTACTATCTTTTACGGATAATTCATATTCACCTTTAAAACGGTACAAAAGATGACCAAGTGAGTCCTTACCTCTGGCAAAGACTATCCTTATTTTACGTGAATTATTCAATTCTTCTTTTATATGGTTCTTTTGTTTTTGAGGATTTAAACTTTTTTCAATTATAGTGTTTTCATCATCAGAAATTTGATTACGCCAATCACCGTTCGCATATAATTTTGGAAACCAAATGAGTTTGTCTACTTCGTAAGGATGGTTAACACCTCCTTTTTGCCATCTTTTATAATTATAACCAAAACAATTTGCAGCCAAGTGTTGATGAGTAAAAACAACATTGTCATTGATACTAATAAATCCTCGCGAAATGTAAGTTTCAGGATTTTGTTCTTCTGTAATACTCCAAGGCACGAAGTTTTTAGAGTTGGCCTTTAATTCTAAAATTAACTTTACGATAGAATCAATTCGATTATTTATCTCTTCCAGAGAATTTGTACAATCTATTTCTTCAATTCTATGGTTAGTAGCATTTATTATATCTCTTTTTCTAAGTCTATCTCGCTCTTTCTGATTTAAATGATAACTTTCGTCTACTTCAACGTGCAGGTCAAATTGCGGGAAATACATGTCTGTTAATGCATGTCCGTTTGGTCTTTTTATATACTGCTGAGTAATAAATTTAATATCTGCATCATTTAATTTATGCCAAATTCCTGAGGTTACGTAGTGCTCGAACCTCTTTTTTTTAGTTCTATTCAGTTGTTTGGTTATGTATGTAAATTTATCTGAATTGTTCATTCAAAGTTTAACTAGGTATTCATTATACTATAGGGAGTTACTCCATTTTTTTGCTCGCACCTCAATGAGTTGTGCCTTTTCATTTAGCACAAAACTGGAAATCACCTTTTTTTCTTTTAAATCCTTTATCAGTTTCAGGGTTTCCGTAGTTTCTGGAATATTAGGCCTATGATAACTTTCTACCATTTCGGAATATACCCCACCTAATCTATGTACTAACACTCTAAGTTGATTCTGAGAAAAGGAATGTAGGTTCAGATTAAGCAACTTTATTTTTAATACTGTGTTGTTTTGATTTTTAAATAAATCTCTTAGAAAAGAATATTCGATATCTTTTACCTTAAGCTTAGCTAATATAGAAATGACTATTGAGGATAATTGTTTATCATTTGCAATAAAACCATCGTCTAAATCATCAATATATTTTTTCTTCTGAGCAATTTGTATAATATCAGATTTCAGCAAATAATGAACATCCCCTTCTTCTAAATTATAGTTAGAATAATTTTCCGAAAAAATATTCCAGTTTTTTTCTATCAAGTAGAGATGAAGGTAATTATTTGTTTTTTTTAATTTTTTAAAGTTTTCATCTTTAAGAATTACTATTTGCTCATCGATTAAAGCTTTTAATTTTTTTGAATCAATCTTGGCCAAATCTATACCATCCCAATCTTTCTGTAATGATTTAATGAGATTGGAATAGCTCTGCAAGTTTAATTTTGAATTATATATAATGGATAATCCTAGAAAAGTTTCAGCTTCTGTTTCGTCCTCAGGATTATCTCTGTTTATTGATAAATTTTTTAAGACTGCATTTACAGATTTATCATCAAGAAAAGCTTCTAATGTTTCATTAAGTTTAGTGTCCGTTCCTAAGGCTTTAAAATAATCAAGAACATTCTCCCAGTTTATTTTCAATTTTTTATTTCTGAGCAAAATCTCTTTTGCTTCTACATCATCTATTTTGGATAAATCGTTTATTATTTGATTGGATTGTAAAACAGCCTCTTCTTTCTGAATATCAGTAAGCTCATCTTCATCAAGTAAATATATTATAGTGCTTTCAGATTCATTAGTATTACTTTTTAATTCTAGAAAGACATTATTCATATAATAATAAATATTTTCTTTTGTATATTTTATTAAGGGCTGGAACTTTGACTCAAGAATGCAAGTAAGATTCTGAGTTTGTAAATCTTCAAACGAAAATTTTTTCTCGCTATAGTTTCTTAAGATAAAATGGATATTTCCAAAATTTAGTTGATAGTGGCTTTCTTTTATTAAGAACTCTTTCAGTTCTTTATTTGTAGTGGATTCAAGAATCCCAATTTCCCGAAATTCAAGGTTCATCTTTTTGATAAGGTTCTTTACGAAAGTAATATCATCTTTAATCAAAAGATTTTCCAACGCTATAGGTTCATTATTAACATAGGATTTGAACTTAGATTTTGAAGAAATATTTACTAGATTTTCTATTTTGGAATTATTGATTATTAGAATAAATAGCTTTTCAATTTGAGTACGCTCATAATTATGATTTTCAATATAATCCCATATTGTACCCCACTTCGCTGTTAATAAGGAAAATAGTTGGGGGGTTTTATCAGAATTCTCAATAAACGACTCCAAAAAATCTATAGAATATTCATCTTCCTTACTTATTAGATTGGTTATATCATTTAATTCATTTTTATACATTTTGGGGTTAGAAAGAAGAAATTCTAAAAGATTAATATTTAATGCTGATTGCTTACCGAAAAAACCTTTTGGAATATTTTGAATAACATATTTCTCATTTTGCATTTGTTGATTATAATCATTGTCAACTTCATTTAGCACATTGAGAATAAACTTTTTCTCTTCAACTGTTATCTCAGTATCATAGAATCTTGATATGTAATGACTGTAGTGCTCATCTATATAACCATTTCGTAGTAGAAATATAATCAACCTTTCCTTTAATAAATCAGTATGGTCTAGAACATATTCTGAAATAGTGTTTTCTTGCAAAATTTGATAAATACTTTTTGTAGATAGAAGATTAATTTCTCTTTTTCTTGTACTTAGCTCTTGCTTTTTCTTTTCAACCTGGTTTCGATTCTTTTCTAAAACAAGGTTTTCTCTTTGCTTATATTTTTGATTAGAGTTAACCTCATTTTCTATGTCTTTAAATCCAAATGGCTCATTCCGATGTCCTTCATATTGATTTTGATTAATAGTATAATATGTAATACTAGAGCATTCAGAAAGTTCTTTAAATTTATCGTCTTCAAATAGCTCCTTAAAGGTTATTTTCTTGTCGTTAATTCGAACAGCAGTGGGACGGTCTCGACAAACCTTAAATATGCCACTGATATAAATACCTCGTAGTTCCGATATATTTTCTTCACACATATTTTCGAGAGATTCAATATCCTCGGTAAATCCTTTTATTTCCTCTCTTAATTCTTCAATTTTTTTGCTTAAAAAGTTGTTTTTCTGTTTTATAAGCTTGTGAAGTTTTCCATTATTATTCTGTAGTAAATCAAAATCTTCAGGCTCTAAATTTTTATATACGATTAAAGCTAAAAGTTTATTTTGGTCGGGAATTTCTAATAAAGATTCTCTATAGATAAAATATTCGTTACAAATATTATTTACCATTCTCATATCATTGATGAAAAATGAAATTTGATTGATAAAATCTTCTGTAGGTTTATAGAGGATTTCTCTTGTATTTCTATCCTCTGGTTTTAAATTTTCATCGTTTTGTTCCACAATATCAGAACTATTTTTAGTTTGAAAATTTGTTTTATAGGATGGCAATGAAAGAAGCTTGTCCTTTAATTTGGACTTAGAATTAGAATAATTTATTACTGGTATTACTGGAATAGTTAAATCGAAGAATTTCGTTCTATTTTCGCCTTCGAAGATATCATCTCTTACTGCATAAAGAAATATTACTCTTTTGCTAATTTGGTTAGATTGATTTATTAAATAATTAATTTCTCTTAGCTTGGAGAAGATATGGGTGTCGTTGAATCTGTCTAAATCCTCGATTATAACTAAGTCAAAATTATTCTTTTCGAAAAAGTATAATACTTCATCTAAATGTTTGTTGAGAATTGATTCGTTGACATTTTTGCCAATGTCAATTTCACCTTTTACACTAATTCTGGTTACTTTAGAATTGTTTACAAATCTTAATCCTTTTTTATATAAGAAAGTTCCTAAACCACCAAAGAAAATTAAACTAAGTAGAAGAGCTGAATAGTCAAATTCATTGTTTATATGCCACGTGGCAGGATTAAGGTTTTTTATATAACCATAACCAAAAAGAGCAAAGGAAGAGTATAGCCATAAAAGAATAGATACTGAATATATGAACAACTCCCACCATTTAAAGTCTATTATTCTTTTAAATCTAGAATCAGGTAATTTTTTCGAAGAAACACGATAAATAATCTGTTGGAGTATACTTAATTCTAATAATTTTTGATATTTATTAAAACTTTTATCGCTTTCATCTGGTTTCTCGAAAGATGCTAGTGATAATTCTAAAACATTGAAAATGCCTTCATTTTTGGAAACAAAAGTTTTAATGATACTACTCTTTCCTGACCCGTATGAACCAGCTAGGGCAATGTTTGTTATATTCTCATTCCTAACCGCTTCGTTTAAAGAAATTAGATAACTATCTATTGAATTATCGGAAATAATTCTAGGAGATAAAGGAGTTAAGAAGTTGGTGGTTTGAGCAAATTTTTCTTCAATTTTGTTAATTTGCTCTTTAGAATATTTAAGGATAAACTTATAAAACGCTATTTTCCAAATATTTATTTTTTTAATTATTGCTTTTCTCATATAAGTGGATTAAAAGTCAAAATCGGTAATATGATTTTTTGGTTTAATTCAAATAATCCATCTTTCTTAATATCCATAATTATCTTGGTTGCCGTTTCTAAATGAATTCATTATATGCTTCTCTTCGTTATCTGATTCCACGAATGAAGTTGGTATCACCGAGGAATATTTTATTCCAGTTTTCTTAAATTCTATATTTATTTCCTGGAATAAGAGATGATATATTTCTTCCAATTCTTCACACCTGTCATTAATATTATTAGATGGAATATGTTTTATAATGCCGTATCTAAGTTTGAAAAAATTCATTCTATCTCTATAAAAGGAATATTTATTACAGTAATTAATACTATCAAGTAGTGTATTGTATTTATGATTTATTCTCAGCAAGCTGTTCCATAAATTTTGATACATTCTTAGTTCCTTTTTCCAGAATTCTGGGAATTTCTTTTTAAAAACATTAGCACCAAGTACTATGGCTGCATAGTGGTGATTAAACCACCATTCCAGAGTTTCTATATTTTTTTCTTTGTATATAATTGATTTGAAATTCAAATATTCTCTTTCCTCTTTGAAAACTGATTTCTTTTCGTAAGCAGCTAGCTTCTCTTTTAAAATTTTTATTGAAGGGTTTTTGCTCTTAAAAAAATTTTTTAGTGGTTCAATGTGGAGTAACTCATGTTCCCACATTTTTTTACATTTTTCATCAGCAGCTAAACCTTCTTTTATAAGAAAGCTTGATAAATCATTAATTAGGGGGAGGGCCTCTTTGTAAGGATTTTTTTTATTGTATGCATCAAATAATGCCTGAAACTCTTGGGATTGGTTAATAGGTTTCAAATCATTGAAATAATGAAGGTATTCTTCCAAATAAGCATTATTTTTTTCGGTTTTATAAAGCTCTCTTATATCTCGAAGGATTCGATGGGTATCAAACCAAAACTGCCTAGCGTAAGATTTTGACATTTTGCTACATTTTATTTATCGAATACCATAAAGAAGGCGAAGTTCTTTAAAATTTGAATTCCCTGGGAACTAATACTGTATTTACCACGTCTAGGCTTATTAAACAAACTAGACGTATTCAAATAGCTTAAAGCCCATAAAATACGGTCGTGAAAAATATGACCATTCCCTGAAGGGTACATTATGGCTATTTCTTCTTCTGTAAGCTTAAAATGTTTTCCTAGAGGTTCTACGAAGTCTTTTAGTTTAAGTACATCATGCGTTGTGAGAAGTTGGAGTGCAGGTACTCGTATCTCATCATGTGTAGTTATTGCCATCTATAAGTTGAGGTTATGATTAAATAGGGTAGGGTTCCAGAGTTTAAAAGTAATGTTTTTTAAATATCTTAACAAAAATAACTTATTGGCTTCACTTGAGCCCTAAGCAGGAGTTTGAAAGTGTCTTACTAGTAAATTAGGGTAAACTCCCAGAGTTTACTAAAACTAATCGCAAACGGCGTAATTTTAATTAATAATTATTTATAAATTACTGCGAACAACAATGTTACTTTTGTGTACTTTTAGGACTGTTTATATGTACTTTTCTTGCAGTATGTGACAGTATAACTAGGGTAGTTGTGAAATAGATAATTGGTATATATTATTTTATAATTTATTGATTAGAAAGTGTGTCAGACCCCTCCCTGACTGGTTTGGATGAGGGTGTTGTATCCTCCCTCCCTTTAGAGACCTACCCCCGTTAGTGTTTATGAAAACACGGGTTAGTCTTCAAATTTTTCATAAAATTTTTTAGATTTTATTTTTTTAGGATAAAATAAAGATAGAGTTGGGATATTTGAATTTTCCAATCAATTCAAAAATAAAATTCAATATTAAATATTGGAGTTTCTATTCTAAAGATAAAAAGAAAGGGTAATATCTAGATTACTTCTTAGTATTTTTAATATATACTTTAAATTAACTTTAATAAGTTACTCTAATTATGAAGTAACCCTCATCTTACCATAGGGAAATGTCTATGTTACTTTAGGGTAATGTAAGAATTACCATAATATACTTTGTACATTATTTATTATGTCCTTCAATAGGTTTTCAAAAAAACTTAATGAGGTGGCATTAGTATTTTCTTTGTTTTCCGAAAACAAAAATGTAGACTTGTTAGTGAATACTAGAAATAACAATAAAATATTATGAGTAATATAAGCAGATTAGAAGAATTAAATAAAGAAGTCTATGGTATAAGATTTTTAAAAAAATATCCAATATTGGAAAAAATTGAGTTAACTAGATTAGAAATTAATCTTATAGAGTTGATATTATCGTTTCAAAATCAAAATAAACAACTCCAAATGAGGTATGATAAAATTGGATATTACATTGGAGTACAGGGAGAATATAAGAATAAAGGTGTAGGCAATATCGTTTTAAAACTAAAAAAAGCTAAAATCATAAATACCAAGCCCGAGAAGTATGGAATTAATAGAGGCGCTAAATCTTCACTTTCGGTTAATTTAGATAAGCTTATCAGTTTAATAGAACATAAAGTTCAAAATGAGAATTCATCCAAGAAAAATGAGGGTGAAGTTAAAAATGTGCCAGAGGAAGTGAATATACACAAGTATACTGGTAACGCGGATTTTTTGAAAATACTAAGAAAAAATTTCGGTAGCTCATCTGTAGAAAATACAGGGTTACTTGAATTTCTTGAGGAGTTTGAGATATATTGTGTAGACAAAATCAAAAATGGTGATAAATCGTTATTTAATTTAAAGCGGGATATAAGTTATATGATTGAAAAGCTAAAAGATGATTTTCCTAATTTAAAAATAGCATAAAAATAAGATTGTTTGGATATCAATTCAAGGAAAAAGGATGGAGGTGAAGATGGTTCTCATAATAAATTTATCTTTGCCTCCATTATTTACGAAATTATGTTAAAGAATCCGATTTGTTGTACCATTGTTGTACAATAATATTGTTTTATAGCTTAAGTAATTGATTTATAAATAACTATAGGTGTTTCTTTAATTTTACCAAAATATTAAATTAAGGCGTGGGAAGTAAGAATAAATTAAGACGATTCAGGGAGAACGAAACATTTGAAAATGTGATACAACCCTCCCGGGAAGAGCTGGAGAAGGATCAGTTCAAATTAAAAGGAAATTGGAATAAAGATTTTTTTAAAAATGATCATCCTATCGTTTTGGAATTGGGCTGCGGAAAAGGAGAATACACCATTGGCCTTTCTAAGCAGGATTCAGCAAAAAATTTTATTGGAATAGATATTAAAGGAGCCAGGTTTTGGAGAGGTGCAAAGACGGCTATAGAAGATGATCTAAAGAATGTAGCTTTTCTAAGAACGCAAATAGAACTTATAGATACTATTTTTGCTGAAAATGAAGTAGATGAAATCTGGATCACTTTTCCAGATCCGCAAATTAAATACAAGCGCACCAAACACCGCTTAACGAATACC contains the following coding sequences:
- a CDS encoding ATP-binding protein; this encodes MIENSEFDKKSLKIIKGKTSDWSELAKDCVCFANGKGGTIVIGVEDDQDEPEPSQKIPDSLVEKINKTIPERTIGVAVSASKEVRSNGGEIINLKIFRNNQLIASTSDGRYYARVSDDCKPIPPDEITRLAAEKQAFIWEEKIVRKIPYQKVNLQKLNDFFSDIKSSSRVSSFVKDMPLEELLEYFFMAKDGYLTNLGVLWLGERNDRANLHYAPSVQFIKYDEYENKVNKVVWDDFSLNPKELLSAIISLSDWDESLEISDGIFRKNIPNYNIEVIRELVANAMVHRVYTMRGDIFINLYHDRLEIHSPGLLPMGVTPNNIINKSVYRNTHLAKVFYDLLLMEKEGSGYDKVYELLLFNGKPEPIVEEWDDRVVVTVKKNIISKETVRLMSKANDDFNLKQKEIIALGLIAQNNVLSSVALKKKLAIKGNDGLKYWVGNLLKYGIVLSKGKTKATEYIVNPDLLKQLDFKGKTDLKKIETHRLEHLILEDLEIYQPCSIGHIHERIGKEINRKKIKRQLEKMIENGKIKAVGENRWRVYEIND
- a CDS encoding recombinase family protein, which codes for MKKARYNRISSPNQKLERQLAKNHPEELIFNDVISGSIPFAERPMGISLLEAIENKKIDYISISSVDRLGRNINDILDTLDYFTKNQVILKVDNLGIESMIKGKPNQVFKLIISVLGNVAEMERQNIRERQLEGIAIAKANGKYKGRVRGSSMSTEEFLYKYSNVVKEIKNHPDLSIRKLAKITGKSVGTVQSVKKEMAVS
- the trmB gene encoding tRNA (guanosine(46)-N7)-methyltransferase TrmB; this translates as MGSKNKLRRFRENETFENVIQPSREELEKDQFKLKGNWNKDFFKNDHPIVLELGCGKGEYTIGLSKQDSAKNFIGIDIKGARFWRGAKTAIEDDLKNVAFLRTQIELIDTIFAENEVDEIWITFPDPQIKYKRTKHRLTNTEFLQKYKHILKPEGVVNLKTDSEFMHGYTLGLLHGEGHEILYAHHDIYKNEYSPKAVREIQTFYEKQYLDRGKPITYIQFRIK
- a CDS encoding AbaSI family restriction endonuclease, which translates into the protein MNNSDKFTYITKQLNRTKKKRFEHYVTSGIWHKLNDADIKFITQQYIKRPNGHALTDMYFPQFDLHVEVDESYHLNQKERDRLRKRDIINATNHRIEEIDCTNSLEEINNRIDSIVKLILELKANSKNFVPWSITEEQNPETYISRGFISINDNVVFTHQHLAANCFGYNYKRWQKGGVNHPYEVDKLIWFPKLYANGDWRNQISDDENTIIEKSLNPQKQKNHIKEELNNSRKIRIVFARGKDSLGHLLYRFKGEYELSVKDSNYEDGLVWKRISTEVKTYSNI
- a CDS encoding winged helix-turn-helix domain-containing protein, translated to MAITTHDEIRVPALQLLTTHDVLKLKDFVEPLGKHFKLTEEEIAIMYPSGNGHIFHDRILWALSYLNTSSLFNKPRRGKYSISSQGIQILKNFAFFMVFDK
- a CDS encoding tyrosine-type recombinase/integrase is translated as MASVKVVFRPTSSNKNVGHLYLRKIKNRKAKFKSLNIKIRKTQWDEKLGMVLPTEKNHKKYNHRIEEALDNISDEHLKLGSIIDSTNDVVSFWEAHIRTVDNSSTQASYRVALNKFKAFLQVKNINELHFKNLTPEIIGDYQSFLKADGVQDLTVKIYLSFFKAIVNKAIRLRLTGYLVHPFVEIKTKPTRKTSYGLDIKEIGKLMRVELPDRLDYYRNLFLFQLFAGGMRIGDLLLLRWSNVEIRTNGIYLKYKQIKTKKEIISKLTLTSLKFLDMLFWEGNPSVVGDIEIKRKKLNDYLLRKEQVELNMDYSMIENAQLQGMIEGKISKSDLELEEIEEGIAEMTHKLIEHYKFLVVTMQDEFDGNTIFNELRKLKFPKNGLINEANKNKIIGATQKVNYNLKLISTRTELPKITTHKARHSYSQLLVNQNINLHFLSMALGHSSLAVTQNYIQSLHTKALDDVNENLSDSMAMYLR